The following nucleotide sequence is from Methanolinea sp..
CCAGGTGGAGTACAACCGGGTCCACGGCATCGTGCCCGAGACCATCATCAAGGCCATCCCCGAAAAGGAGGCTGACCTGAAAGATACGAAACACATCCCCCGCCAGGATATCCCGGACCTGATCATAGAACTCGAGGCGAAGATGAAGATAGCCGCAGAGAACCTCGAGTTCGAAGAGGCTATCCGCATCCGGGACAGGGTTCGGAACCTGAAGGAGCGGCAGGAACAGGAACGCTTGCCGGGAATCCAGAAAAGGAAATAGGGGAAAACCCAACCCTATCAGGGTGGGAATTCCAGAACGTTGATATAGTTGGTTTTCACAACCTCGCTGGTCGAACCGTACGCATCGGTAATGTTGAGCGTGACGTTGTAGAGGCCGGGTTCATTTATGGTATATAGCTCCTGGCTGTCACCGGGATTCAGGACGATGACACTCAGTCCCTTGTTGATCACCCAGTACCGCTGCACCGGTTGGCCCACCGATGTATCAGTAAGGGCAACCGTGAGCGGTGCCGATCCCGTGACAGGATAGGCGTAGAAGTCTGCTTTAAGGGGAGACTTCACCACGATGGTCTTTGTTACCGAACTGCTCGCCATAAGATCATGCACGGAGAGTGTGACAGCATAGGTCCCGGGGTTCTGATAATTATGGATTGGGTTTCTCTCGTTCGTGACGAAACCGTCACCGAATCTCCAGGAGAAGCTGAGCGGTTTTCCGATTGACCGGTCGGTGAAGGCAACGGTGAGGGGAGCAACCATGTCATTGTTGCTCACCGTGAAGTCGAAGTCGGCCATCAAGTCCTGGTTCACCGTGATATAACCCTCTTTCACTTCGGTGCTGCTACCGGCGCTGTTGGAGACCGTCAGCTGCACGGAATAGACGCCTGGTTTGGTAAAGACGTGGACAGGGTCCTGCTCGGTGATCCCTCCATCATCTCCAAACTTCCATGACCAGCTGGTGGGAGAACCCTGGGAAATGTCGGTGAACTTGACCGCAAGAGGAGCGATCCCCACCGTCCGGTTGGCGGTGAACGCTGCCACCGGGCGCGAAGTCACCTTGACAAGGTCTGTCCTTGTGACAGTGTCTGACCCGGCCTGGTTATATGCGGTCAGTGATACAGTATAGTTCCCGGCTTTCTGGTAGAGGTGGTAGGGATTCTGCTGGGTGGAGAATCCACCATCGCCGAAAGTCCAGAACCACTTAACCGGTTTTCCACTCGAGGTATCGGCAAATTGCACCAACAACGGTACGGATCCATTCACTGGTTCGGCGGTGAAATTCGCGACCGGAGTTGACACTACGGTGATAAATGCTTGCTTTACAAGCTGGGCTGATCCGCCCCTGTTGGTCACCTGGAGGAGGACCGTATACTGCCCGGGTTCCTGGTAGGTGTGCACCGGGTTCTGTTGATCGAGTCCCGCCACGGTCGTACCATCACCGAAGTTCCAGAGCCATAGACTCGGGCTGTTTGTTGACTGGTCAGTAAACCGGACTGTCAGCGGTGCTGTACCGAAGAGCGGGTCTGCCGTGAACTCAGGGACCGGTTGAGGCTGCGTGATTTCAAATCCTGACCCGAGCGTGCCGGATTTCGGACCGGGGTTGATTACCACGACGTTCCATCTTCCGGGTTCCCTTCCCGTGAGATTAAACGTACAGGTGATCTTTGTCCGGCTTTCAACGTTAACAGAAGTTGCGGTGATGGGTTCCTTGCCCGTCTTTATAAGATGTACCGTAGCACCGTCAAGGAACCCGGTGCCGGTGAGAGAGCAGTTCAGGGCCCCGGTGTCATTCGCACCCCTGTTGGGAGAAATACTGCTCACGGTAGGATTCGGGTTCTCAATGGTGAAGGCGTTTGTGCGGATGCCGACCTGGGAATCTGTATTGACCACCACTACGTTCCATGGACCCGGTTCCCTTCCCGCGAGGTTGACCTGGCAGGTAATCTTGTTGGAACTCACAACCGTGATGTTGGTCGCAACGATGTCCGACTGGTTCATTTTTGTCAACCTGACTGCTGCTCCAGGCAGGAATCCGCTCCCGGAGAGATTGGTGATGAACAGCGTACCGTTATTGTAGCCTGACGAGGGAGTGACAGACTGTGGTGCTGGTGCAGGGTAACGTATGGCAAACCCGCCATGAAGAATCCCCTGCTGTCCGTCGTCATTAATGACCACAATGTCCCAGTCCCCGGTCTCTGCACCTGCAAGGTTAAATGTACAGGTGATATGTCCGGGACCTGCTACGGTAACCCCTGTTCCCTGTATGGCGGTCTTGCCGGGTTTCACGAGCCTCACGGTCGCACCCGGCCTGAATCCGGTTCCTGAAAGGCTGGTGATGGTTACCGGGCCGGTATTGACCCCCGAGACAGGGTCAATCCCGGTTATTTCAGGGGCGGCCGGGTAGGAAATAAGGAACCTGTCTGCCAGGACCCCGGAGAGCCTGTCGGTATTGGTGACGACGACGTCCCAGAACCCGACTTTCGCATTGGTCAGATCAAAGAAGCAGAAGATGGTAGTCTGGTTCTCTACCACCGGTTTCCCTTTGGCAGGAATGTCAGGCTGCCCGTCCCGGGCAAGCTTCACCTCCGCTCCATCGAGGAACCCTGTCCCGGTCAGGGTGATAATCCCCGTATTGCCGTCATTGCTTCCCCTGTCGGGTGATGCATCGCTCACAAATGGTGCCGGGTTATTCACGGTGAAGGCATCCGAAACGCTGTCTGACTGCTCGTCAGGATTGGTAACGACCAGGCTCATGGGCCCGGCCGTTATCCCGGAGAGATCGAACGTGCAGTTGATTGTCGTCGGAGTAACCGCAGATACTGCAGCCGGGACGGTGGCCCCTCCGGCCCTGGTCAGGTTGACTGTAGCCCCGGGGAGGAAGGAGTGCCCGGTCACCACTGCCGAAAAGACATCTCCCGCTGTCCCTGATGGGGGAAAAATCCCCG
It contains:
- a CDS encoding PKD domain-containing protein, giving the protein MNMKGVLQIALVMLAATLLVLPVSGTFAVTGITPDTWVNTGTVFITNLSGTDFPEAASVRLTFPEETNITGQYVTWVGPTRITCVFDLEGAAAGDWDVVVVNNTDAEEAVLAGGFSVRNPAPVITAITPDEGVNTGTISITSLAGANFLPGAGVVLTKKDSTNISGTSVVVVNPTKIECQFDLTGAATGDWDVVVTNSDGQSATWAENFTVRYPKPSVFGISPDSGKNDEVIGITNLAGIHFRNGASVVLTRDGEPNITTIDEPIVTPTRILCFFDLIGKEVGAWNVVVKNPDGQSDTYPAGFSIFYPEAPNVTGITPTKGENSGTVAITGLSGTGFQPNATVKLTRTDQPDIPGTSVDVIGSTMLTCEFDLSGAEAETWNVVVTNRDRQSATLARAFTITYPAPTLSAVTPKIGLNSGTMNITNLSGTGFLDGATVTLFRSEEPDIAAFPVTVESPERISCTVNLSGAKPGLWSLRVTNPDFQEDELPDSFRIVHPAPSVTGIFPPSGTAGDVFSAVVTGHSFLPGATVNLTRAGGATVPAAVSAVTPTTINCTFDLSGITAGPMSLVVTNPDEQSDSVSDAFTVNNPAPFVSDASPDRGSNDGNTGIITLTGTGFLDGAEVKLARDGQPDIPAKGKPVVENQTTIFCFFDLTNAKVGFWDVVVTNTDRLSGVLADRFLISYPAAPEITGIDPVSGVNTGPVTITSLSGTGFRPGATVRLVKPGKTAIQGTGVTVAGPGHITCTFNLAGAETGDWDIVVINDDGQQGILHGGFAIRYPAPAPQSVTPSSGYNNGTLFITNLSGSGFLPGAAVRLTKMNQSDIVATNITVVSSNKITCQVNLAGREPGPWNVVVVNTDSQVGIRTNAFTIENPNPTVSSISPNRGANDTGALNCSLTGTGFLDGATVHLIKTGKEPITATSVNVESRTKITCTFNLTGREPGRWNVVVINPGPKSGTLGSGFEITQPQPVPEFTADPLFGTAPLTVRFTDQSTNSPSLWLWNFGDGTTVAGLDQQNPVHTYQEPGQYTVLLQVTNRGGSAQLVKQAFITVVSTPVANFTAEPVNGSVPLLVQFADTSSGKPVKWFWTFGDGGFSTQQNPYHLYQKAGNYTVSLTAYNQAGSDTVTRTDLVKVTSRPVAAFTANRTVGIAPLAVKFTDISQGSPTSWSWKFGDDGGITEQDPVHVFTKPGVYSVQLTVSNSAGSSTEVKEGYITVNQDLMADFDFTVSNNDMVAPLTVAFTDRSIGKPLSFSWRFGDGFVTNERNPIHNYQNPGTYAVTLSVHDLMASSSVTKTIVVKSPLKADFYAYPVTGSAPLTVALTDTSVGQPVQRYWVINKGLSVIVLNPGDSQELYTINEPGLYNVTLNITDAYGSTSEVVKTNYINVLEFPP